Proteins from one uncultured Anaeromusa sp. genomic window:
- the motA gene encoding flagellar motor stator protein MotA, which yields MEQSTIIGVVLGLVAVLGGMVIKGASLASLANPAAFMIIILGTIACLFNAFTMEQLKQMPTLFKQLTRLPDLVAKQQLVPLFVELSQTARREGILALESRVDEISDQFLKSGLSMVIDGLDPDFVADVLDAEIRSMEERHRNGALMFSQAGTYAPTLGVLGAVVGLIAALGNLSDMEKLGPAIAAAFVATLLGIFTGYVLWHPFANKLKIMSKKEAEIRKMMVEGILSLQAGDSPTAIEAKLMVFIPANERAGLKPKKEE from the coding sequence GGGTAGTGTTAGGTCTTGTCGCTGTTTTGGGCGGTATGGTCATAAAAGGGGCAAGCTTAGCGTCGCTGGCGAATCCGGCAGCATTTATGATCATCATTTTGGGCACGATCGCATGTCTGTTTAACGCATTCACAATGGAACAACTTAAACAAATGCCGACTTTGTTTAAACAATTGACGCGGTTGCCGGATTTGGTGGCTAAGCAGCAATTGGTGCCATTGTTTGTGGAGTTGTCTCAAACAGCGCGGCGCGAAGGGATTTTGGCCTTGGAAAGCCGGGTGGATGAAATCTCAGATCAGTTTTTAAAGAGCGGTTTGAGTATGGTTATTGATGGTTTGGATCCGGATTTCGTGGCAGACGTATTGGATGCGGAAATCCGCAGCATGGAAGAGCGGCATCGCAATGGAGCGCTGATGTTTTCGCAAGCCGGTACCTATGCTCCTACACTAGGCGTTTTGGGAGCGGTGGTTGGCTTGATTGCTGCATTGGGCAATCTTTCGGATATGGAAAAACTGGGGCCGGCCATTGCGGCGGCATTTGTTGCGACTTTGTTAGGTATCTTTACAGGTTATGTGTTGTGGCATCCTTTTGCCAACAAATTGAAGATTATGTCCAAAAAAGAGGCGGAAATTCGCAAAATGATGGTTGAAGGCATTTTGTCTTTGCAGGCGGGTGATTCGCCTACGGCGATTGAGGCTAAACTGATGGTCTTTATCCCAGCCAACGAGCGGGCTGGATTGAAGCCTAAGAAAGAGGAGTAG